The nucleotide window GAATATTTGCGGCTAAGAGAATCGAGACATTCGTACACCGGGACCGATTTGCCGAGAATACGGGAAAGCCATTGTGCGGGTCGTAACGCAAAAAATTCGGTAACGTTATTATAAGCGAAATCATTGCAGAGCATGTTTATCATTTCGGGTATGCGGTCTTCCATATTTTCTTTTTTAGCCATATCGACCGTATCGTCGGCGTCGATTTGTAAACGCAATCCGTTTTCTTGGAATAAATATGATTCGCTGCCTGTCCAGAAAATACGCGAAAACCAATTTTCTATATTGCGGCTCGTAAGGTTCGGTTGCAGAAAAAATTTCTTTAGCTTTTCGTTTTCAGGTGCGGTCTCGTATTCTGCATCGAGAATTTGCATAACGGTTGTAGCCAGTTGAGTAAATAAAGGGTCGAGCGGAGAATAAGGAATATTTGTTTCATCGAGTTGCATAAAAAAATGCCAGATAATAAATTGCAGGTCGCAGGTATTTATTTCATCTTCAGCATAGTCTTCGCAAGTATAAAATGGCAAAGGTTTTCCGGTTCGTTTCAGGCATTCCCGTGTAAATGCGGTAAATATTCCTGTTTGTGAAATAATATCTTCGAAATAGGCCGTTAAAGTGCAACAAAATCTTTTTTTCTCGTCTTCGTCGAGATATAGTTTATGATAGGCTTCCGAAAGAAAAAG belongs to Coprobacter tertius and includes:
- a CDS encoding DUF3843 family protein, giving the protein MAKKKQVIFSGDWMGMHPYQSSAPTDLYYVKLANRIYEAADVLFLSEAYHKLYLDEDEKKRFCCTLTAYFEDIISQTGIFTAFTRECLKRTGKPLPFYTCEDYAEDEINTCDLQFIIWHFFMQLDETNIPYSPLDPLFTQLATTVMQILDAEYETAPENEKLKKFFLQPNLTSRNIENWFSRIFWTGSESYLFQENGLRLQIDADDTVDMAKKENMEDRIPEMINMLCNDFAYNNVTEFFALRPAQWLSRILGKSVPVYECLDSLSRKYSGYFRYIEEKETHTRFTHIATGKEIEITNRSLIGFPPEMKNENRILFFGIVKWDNDWWLVGEARSYDGSEELADEITGQEEEYHLFDEKEELPENEQEIILNDILTDTQDEEGEPLSPTEVAWIALKSDELGKSFFKNAYLNNRIPELAFEGENGKILIKENLDFMLDYIKR